A single window of Nitrospiraceae bacterium DNA harbors:
- a CDS encoding molybdopterin-dependent oxidoreductase: MELYRRTLFKILGLTAAGSSLPGCEREVHNLVPYLLPDKDIVPGVANWYASTCQECEAGCGTMVRVMEGRAKKIEGNPKHPVNEGKLCARGQAALQGLYNPDRLQGPLRREGQRGQGQFRPITWEEGLAEWVEQLGTHTGKSAMVARPMSGTLASLLTTMMDSLSGRLVMYESTGEQTLRTANHLSFETHALPYYDLANADYLLSFGAPFLEHWLSPVSFGVAYGKFRQGRPLVRGRFIQAEPRLSLTASNADQWIPLRPGTEGLLAMGIGQVLLRDGLTGLSSFHRPSFHQTFSAFSLEDISANTEVSQEVITQVAHELSSANAPLIMGGGAATAQTNGTTTLILINALNVMIGAIGRRGGLQWMESQDSPVNLAPSELASERTMMDLAREFEQGSRTLLHLYRADPLFTLPPSLKFERVFDHAQFIVSFSSFLDDSTLMADLILPDHDALESWGDVVQQDTTPVPAWSVSQPVVRALYDTRPIGDVWLYAAHRLGGSLRERVPWNTLHDMMKSRWQTVLTRHDSPQSVDTRWRETLQKGGLWPSNMPMRQMNPVLPSVTYEPPQFLGNSSDYPLHCYPYPSLGLYDGRGANRPWLQELPDPLTTGMWGSWIELNPTTAQRLGIHHGDRVRVTSDYGSIDASAMVFPGLHPDMIAVPIGQGHRAYGRYAKGRGVNPMVLLGPSFDPQSGSLATGGTRVRVERLKGGSRLPMLEQSRKNPLIGRLQETGGL, from the coding sequence ATGGAATTATACCGCCGGACTTTATTTAAGATTCTTGGACTGACCGCAGCCGGGTCATCTCTGCCGGGATGTGAGCGAGAGGTGCATAACCTGGTGCCCTATCTGTTGCCGGACAAGGATATTGTTCCCGGAGTGGCGAATTGGTATGCCTCCACATGTCAGGAATGCGAAGCCGGTTGCGGGACCATGGTTCGCGTCATGGAAGGGCGCGCAAAAAAAATTGAAGGCAATCCCAAACATCCGGTCAATGAGGGAAAACTCTGTGCCCGAGGACAAGCCGCTCTTCAGGGACTGTACAATCCCGACCGCCTTCAAGGCCCTCTGAGGCGTGAAGGCCAAAGAGGTCAAGGCCAATTCCGTCCGATCACCTGGGAAGAAGGCCTAGCAGAATGGGTGGAGCAACTCGGAACGCATACCGGAAAGTCCGCCATGGTTGCCCGTCCAATGTCAGGCACATTAGCCAGCCTGTTGACCACGATGATGGATTCTCTATCCGGTCGTCTCGTGATGTACGAATCCACGGGGGAACAGACTCTCAGAACAGCCAACCATCTCAGCTTTGAAACCCATGCCCTTCCATATTATGACCTGGCAAATGCGGATTATCTCCTGTCATTCGGTGCGCCATTCCTAGAACACTGGCTCTCACCAGTATCCTTTGGTGTGGCCTATGGAAAATTCCGGCAGGGTCGTCCATTGGTTCGAGGTCGTTTCATTCAGGCGGAGCCACGTCTGTCGCTCACCGCGTCGAATGCGGATCAATGGATTCCTCTTAGGCCGGGAACGGAAGGGTTACTGGCGATGGGCATTGGACAGGTTTTATTACGGGATGGCCTGACAGGACTTTCTTCTTTTCACCGGCCATCTTTTCACCAAACCTTTTCTGCTTTCTCATTGGAAGATATTTCGGCCAACACAGAAGTCTCGCAAGAGGTGATTACTCAAGTGGCCCATGAACTGTCATCAGCAAATGCTCCGCTTATTATGGGTGGGGGGGCGGCCACGGCCCAGACCAACGGTACCACAACGCTAATCCTCATTAATGCACTCAACGTGATGATCGGCGCTATTGGGCGACGCGGGGGACTCCAATGGATGGAATCTCAAGACTCGCCGGTGAATCTTGCCCCATCCGAGCTGGCCAGCGAGCGCACGATGATGGACTTGGCGAGGGAATTTGAACAAGGCTCCCGCACGCTGCTTCATCTATATCGCGCCGATCCTCTGTTCACCCTTCCACCGTCCCTGAAGTTTGAGCGGGTGTTTGACCATGCGCAGTTCATCGTGAGTTTCAGCTCCTTCCTGGATGACTCCACTTTGATGGCAGATCTGATTCTGCCGGATCATGACGCGCTGGAATCGTGGGGTGATGTTGTTCAACAGGATACGACCCCCGTACCGGCCTGGAGTGTATCGCAGCCTGTGGTGCGTGCTCTCTATGACACACGGCCCATCGGTGATGTGTGGTTGTACGCCGCTCATCGATTGGGCGGATCGCTCCGTGAACGGGTCCCCTGGAATACTCTTCACGATATGATGAAGAGCCGGTGGCAGACTGTCCTTACGAGACATGATTCGCCACAGTCAGTTGATACCCGCTGGAGAGAGACTTTGCAGAAAGGCGGGTTGTGGCCTTCCAACATGCCCATGCGTCAGATGAACCCGGTCCTACCCTCCGTCACCTATGAACCGCCGCAATTCCTGGGGAACTCCTCCGACTACCCTCTGCATTGTTATCCCTATCCGTCCCTGGGGTTGTATGACGGGCGTGGGGCTAATCGTCCCTGGCTTCAAGAATTGCCGGATCCTTTGACCACCGGCATGTGGGGAAGTTGGATTGAACTCAATCCAACCACCGCTCAGAGGTTAGGAATACATCATGGCGACCGAGTTCGAGTCACGTCGGATTATGGTTCGATCGATGCGTCAGCCATGGTGTTTCCGGGCCTGCATCCCGACATGATTGCCGTTCCCATCGGCCAGGGGCACCGTGCGTACGGACGATATGCCAAGGGGCGCGGAGTGAATCCCATGGTCTTGCTTGGTCCAAGTTTTGATCCGCAATCAGGATCTCTGGCCACAGGGGGGACGCGGGTGCGTGTTGAGCGACTTAAAGGCGGATCGCGGTTGCCGATGTTGGAGCAATCCAGAAAGAACCCTCTTATCGGACGTTTACAGGAAACGGGAGGTTTGTAA
- a CDS encoding cytochrome c3 family protein, translating to MKSGRIKGVILALLAGSFAMGIGALYSIGSADLPVQDQQPLRFSHRQHAGTLNIHCQFCHRYATQSPVAGVPSMAVCQTCHESLSETTPDMKMLQVYWKEKRPIPWVRLQRLPDHVYFTHEMHLVAGLSCTSCHGHVARMSSTPRAPTYEMGWCLTCHEQRGASHDCWTCHK from the coding sequence ATGAAGTCTGGAAGAATAAAAGGAGTCATCTTGGCGTTATTAGCCGGAAGTTTTGCCATGGGGATCGGTGCACTATATTCCATCGGAAGTGCCGACCTGCCTGTTCAAGATCAGCAACCTTTACGTTTCAGTCATCGACAACATGCGGGAACGTTGAATATCCATTGTCAATTTTGTCATCGGTATGCCACGCAATCTCCAGTGGCCGGGGTGCCTTCCATGGCTGTGTGCCAGACATGTCATGAGTCCCTTTCTGAAACAACACCGGATATGAAAATGCTGCAGGTTTATTGGAAAGAAAAACGGCCGATCCCGTGGGTCAGACTGCAGCGCCTTCCGGATCATGTCTACTTCACGCATGAAATGCATTTGGTCGCGGGCCTGTCCTGCACCTCATGCCATGGACATGTTGCCCGCATGTCGAGCACCCCGAGAGCGCCCACCTATGAAATGGGCTGGTGTTTGACCTGCCATGAACAACGAGGAGCCTCTCACGATTGTTGGACCTGTCACAAGTAA
- a CDS encoding PRC-barrel domain-containing protein, translating to MPVSFLMTFFASIFILEPCSQAMAFSPDQGSYKASELVGISVKNLQGEDIGQIEELVIGSNGEVGYAVLSFGGFLGMGDKLFAVPWASLAHQPDREYLTLDIQPKKLEKAPGFNKNDWPDMKDEKWKFLIWEFYSTTDQIPQNFKAR from the coding sequence ATGCCGGTATCCTTTTTAATGACTTTTTTCGCTTCCATCTTCATCCTTGAGCCCTGTTCCCAAGCTATGGCTTTTTCCCCTGACCAGGGCTCCTACAAAGCGAGTGAGCTGGTTGGAATATCAGTCAAGAATTTGCAAGGCGAGGATATTGGGCAGATTGAAGAACTGGTCATTGGAAGCAATGGGGAAGTCGGGTATGCCGTTTTATCTTTTGGAGGGTTTTTAGGTATGGGAGATAAGCTCTTTGCTGTCCCCTGGGCCTCGCTTGCCCACCAACCGGATCGCGAGTATTTAACTCTGGATATTCAGCCGAAAAAATTAGAAAAGGCCCCAGGCTTTAATAAAAATGATTGGCCGGACATGAAGGATGAAAAGTGGAAATTCCTCATATGGGAATTCTACTCAACGACGGATCAAATCCCTCAGAATTTCAAGGCCCGGTAA
- a CDS encoding response regulator codes for MIFFVTEDQKFLELVTGRLRKMGKSTRGISHIEDLWTHLRQTPPDIIILDGNCPHIDTIEALKHLKADGYKGQTIVLGGGSSAPLVPEVSRFGAIQTAGRPLAINRILGAIRIAQEHVSMDLCYSLANRQGESWA; via the coding sequence ATGATTTTCTTCGTGACAGAGGACCAAAAATTTTTAGAATTGGTGACAGGCCGATTGCGAAAAATGGGTAAAAGTACGAGGGGAATTTCACATATTGAAGATTTGTGGACGCATCTCCGGCAAACTCCTCCTGATATCATCATCCTGGATGGTAATTGCCCTCATATTGATACGATAGAAGCTTTAAAGCATCTCAAAGCTGATGGGTATAAAGGCCAAACGATTGTGTTAGGAGGTGGATCTTCTGCCCCTCTTGTTCCTGAGGTCTCCAGATTTGGCGCTATACAAACGGCCGGTCGTCCTTTGGCCATCAATCGAATATTGGGCGCTATCCGAATTGCCCAAGAGCATGTGAGTATGGATTTGTGTTATTCCCTGGCAAACAGGCAGGGAGAGTCCTGGGCATGA
- a CDS encoding cyclase family protein produces MIANWIDISMPLYPGMVQRPEDPPFQMEPVTDRQNGEMVHVSKISMSSHAGTHIGAPVKCGNSFQDNEQAEFSATIGLAKVIEIQDRNSVKAEELKKHRIYSHDRILLKTRNSASDWCAEYPHDDTIFLDRTAAAWLAERRVSTVGIDALFIGGKHECGKEIARILIQAGIVIIEGLEFSRVKAGEYMLICLPLKIPNGDGAPARAILQPVR; encoded by the coding sequence ATGATCGCTAATTGGATTGACATTTCCATGCCACTGTATCCGGGAATGGTTCAAAGACCCGAAGATCCACCATTTCAGATGGAACCGGTGACGGACAGGCAAAATGGGGAGATGGTTCATGTCTCTAAAATATCAATGAGTTCTCATGCCGGAACGCACATTGGCGCTCCGGTGAAATGTGGAAATTCTTTCCAAGATAATGAGCAAGCTGAGTTTTCCGCAACCATTGGTCTGGCCAAAGTGATTGAGATCCAGGACAGAAATTCTGTAAAAGCGGAAGAACTCAAAAAACACCGGATCTATTCGCATGATCGGATTCTTCTAAAAACACGAAATTCCGCTTCTGACTGGTGCGCCGAATACCCCCATGACGATACGATCTTTCTTGACCGAACTGCTGCGGCATGGCTTGCCGAACGGCGGGTGAGCACGGTGGGAATTGATGCTCTGTTTATTGGAGGGAAACACGAATGCGGAAAAGAAATTGCTCGCATACTTATTCAAGCCGGTATTGTCATTATTGAGGGACTCGAATTCTCTCGAGTTAAAGCGGGTGAGTATATGCTCATCTGTTTACCCTTAAAAATTCCAAATGGAGATGGTGCTCCAGCCAGGGCCATTCTCCAACCGGTCCGGTAA